The following proteins are co-located in the Xyrauchen texanus isolate HMW12.3.18 chromosome 43, RBS_HiC_50CHRs, whole genome shotgun sequence genome:
- the r3hcc1 gene encoding R3H and coiled-coil domain-containing protein 1, producing the protein MLDLYATYLLFNLFKSELKPATVSLSGTSSSSFNTLALPCIDGCYLPKQENEFIHTVLEELESFQQRNDQNCVLLFPPLPSRLRFLTHKTAENHPNFSTFSVGEGWARRVVVCYFNIRLDLEEYSSDTEGSSHVRTNSQSRKMEDKGNIRPLEPRSNNRRGARRPDKPIYVPRAMRQKVYENSTDLEQQNLNPTSEESNSDNVDRPLVANEKPGADSTDRSLDEQEFVQLSRSGPSPLSPDWDRTVSLVMSLTLDDQADEDCADNTDAAIQPQSSDETEKLYSEIKANLKHGDVVIKNTCNDYSCYANIWLNQEEFAHVIEIYDFPAMFKTDDLLDAFAGYSEGGMKIKWVDNTHALGIFASQSAATQALSLKHPLLKARTLSEGSQKAKWKAMRRAEFIQPVKERPRTDTVVARRMVTRALGLRGGLRGKRF; encoded by the exons ATGCTTGACCTGTATGCAACTTATCTGCTGTTCAATTTGTTCAAATCAGAACTGAAACCTGCTACTGTAAGCCTTTCTGGAACAAGCTCATCCTCTTTTAACACCCTGGCTCTTCCTTGCATTGATGGCTGTTACCTTCCCAAACAAGAGAATGAATTTATCCATACAGTGCTTGAGGAGCTGGAAAGCTTTCAGCAGAGAAATGACCAGAATTG TGTCCTGCTCTTCCCACCTCTCCCGAGCCGACTGCGTTTCCTGACTCACAAAACCGCTGAGAACCATCCCAACTTCAGCACCTTCTCTGTGGGCGAGGGCTGGGCTCGCAGAGTCGTAGTGTGCTATTTCAACATCAG GTTGGATTTAGAAGAGTATAGTAGCGACACAGAGGGCAGTTCTCATGTGCGAACAAACAGTCAGAGCAGGAAAATGGAGGACAAAGGCAACATCCGACCACTGGAGCCCAGATCCAACAACAGACGAGGAGCCAGACGGCCAGACAAGCCTATTTATGTTCCACGGGCTATGAGACAGAAGGTGTATGAAAACTCGACAGATCTGGAGCAGCAGAATCTCAACCCAACATCAGAGGAATCCAACTCTGACAATGTGGACAGACCACTTGTAGCCAACGAAAAGCCAGGAGCAGACAGTACTGACCGATCCCTGgatgaacaggagtttgtgcagcTTTCGAGATCTGGACCTTCTCCGTTGTCTCCTGACTGGGATAGGACAGTGTCTTTGGTCATGTCTTTGACATTAGATGACCAAGCAGATGAAGATTGTGCTGACAACACGGATGCAGCGATCCAGCCACAGAGCAGTGATGAAACTGAAAAATTGTACTCCGAG ATCAAAGCCAACCTGAAACATGGGGACGTTGTCATAAAGAACACCTGCAATGATTACTCTTGTTACGCAAATATCTGGCTCAATCAAGAGGAGTTTGCACATGTTATTGAGATCTACGACTTTCCTGCCATGTTTAAAACGGACGACCTCCTCGATGCTTTTGCAGGCTACAG TGAGGGAGGCATGAAGATCAAATGGGTGGATAACACTCATGCACTTGGCATATTTGCAAGTCAATCTGCag CTACACAGGCTCTCTCCCTTAAGCATCCATTACTGAAGGCCCGCACTCTCTCAGAGGGGAGCCAGAAAGCAAAGTGGAAAGCAATGAGACGAGCTG AGTTTATTCAGCCGGTGAAGGAGAGGCCACGTACAGACACAGTGGTAGCTCGCAGGATGGTGACCAGAGCGCTTGGTTTGAGAGGAGGCTTAAGGGGGAAACGCTTCTGA